Proteins encoded in a region of the Raphanus sativus cultivar WK10039 chromosome 8, ASM80110v3, whole genome shotgun sequence genome:
- the LOC108819466 gene encoding uncharacterized protein LOC108819466 produces MASSLEIVRLCASPVSISRHKSPVKSEFRKRVFRLADSGSWVRLGRCVRVHSSALNNGDNQSKGEEPPESLFMKELKRRGMTPTSLLQDYEVDVDEIKTGGKETRNSSKTTATTTPAFDQSLLNQRERSLALNSEGLEGLIPRARILLTIGGTFFLAFWPLIVLTLGAFSALYLYFGADFVHDGSRTPVSPPPYIDPYALLEDERISGINPRLN; encoded by the exons atGGCTTCGTCTCTCGAGATCGTTAGACTCTGTGCTTCACCTGTGTCTATTTCCCGCCATAAATCTCCAGTAAAATCGGAATTTAGAAAAAGGGTTTTCAGATTAGCAGATTCTGGTAGTTGGGTTCGTCTTGGTCGATGTGTTCGGGTTCATTCATCTGCTCTGAACAACGGCGATAACCAGTCAAAAG GGGAAGAACCTCCAGAATCATTGTTTATGAAAGAGTTGAAGAGACGAGGCATGACTCCTACTTCGTTGCTTCAAGACTATGAAGTCGATGTAGATGAGATCAAAACTGGTGGTAAAGAAACTAGAAACAGCTCTAAGACGACTGCAACTACTACTCCTGCGTTTGACCAAAGCTTGTTAAACCAGAGGGAGAGATCACTTGCTTTAAACAGTGAAGGCCTTGAG GGATTGATTCCACGTGCTAGGATCTTGCTGACGATTGGAGGGACTTTCTTCTTGGCTTTTTGGCCCTTGATAGTCTTAACCCTTGGCGCCTTCTCTGCCCTTTACCTT TACTTTGGAGCAGATTTCGTTCATGATGGAAGCAGAACTCCTGTTTCACCACCACCCTACATCGATCCTTATGCTCTGTTGGAGGATGAGAGGATATCGGGGATAAATCCTCGTCTAAATTAG
- the LOC108821294 gene encoding putative branched-chain-amino-acid aminotransferase 7 — protein MAPSVLPASSPLLTSEANEKYANVKWEELGFSLIPTDYMHVSKCKQGESFSEGEIVPYGDISISPCAGILNYGQGLFEGLKAYRTENDQIRLFRPDQNALRLQTGADRLCMTSPSADQFVQAVKKTVLANKKWVPPPGKGALYIRPLLIGTGAVLGIASAPEYTFLIYVSPVGNYHTASSGLNLVVDHMYRRAHTGGTGGVKSCTNYSPVVKSLREAKSSGFSDILFLDAATGRNIEEVSTCNIFIAKGNIVSTPPTSGTILPGITRKSICELARDIGYQVQERDVSVEELLEAEEVFCTGTAMVVKAVDTVTFHNKKIKYRTGEEALSTKLHLMLTNIQMGVDEDKKGWMVEINGCVE, from the exons ATGGCTCCTTCTGTGCTCCCTGCTTCATCACCTCTCCTTACAAG TGAAGCAAATGAAAAATATGCGAATGTGAAATGGGAAGAGCTTGGATTCTCTCTGATTCCAACAGATTATATGCATGTGTCGAAATGCAAACAAGGAGAGAGCTTTTCAGAAGGAGAGATTGTTCCCTATGGGGACATTTCAATTAGCCCTTGTGCTGGGATTCTCAACTATGGCCAG GGACTATTTGAAGGTCTCAAGGCTTACAGGACAGAAAACGACCAGATTAGGCTTTTCCGGCCTGACCAAAACGCGCTTCGCTTGCAAACTGGTGCGGACAGGCTTTGTATGACATCTCCTTCTGCGGACCAGTTCGTCCAAGCAGTTAAGAAAACTGTGCTTGCCAACAAGAAATGG GTCCCTCCTCCTGGTAAAGGCGCTTTGTATATAAGGCCTCTACTCATAGGTACTGGTGCTGTCCTTGGAATAGCTTCAGCACCTGAATATACATTCCTCATTTACGTATCTCCTGTTGGAAATTACCATACG GCAAGCTCAGGCTTGAACCTCGTAGTTGATCATATGTATCGCCGTGCCCATACTGGTGGAACCGGCGGTGTGAAGAGCTGCACAAATTATTCTCCA GTTGTGAAATCTTTGCGTGAAGCTAAATCATCAggtttctctgatatcttgttcCTGGACGCTGCAACTGGCAGAAACATTGAAGAGGTTTCTACATGTAATATCTTCATTGCCAAG GGAAATATTGTGTCCACTCCACCAACTTCAGGAACCATTTTACCAGGAATCACAAGGAAAAGCATATGCGAACTAGCCCGTGATATCGGCTACCAG GTTCAAGAACGTGATGTTTCAGTGGAGGAACTATTAGAGGCAGAAGAAGTTTTCTGCACAGGGACTGCAATGGTCGTTAAAGCTGTTGACACCGTGACATTCCATAACAAAAA GATAAAATACAGGACAGGAGAAGAAGCATTGTCTACCAAGCTTCACTTGATGTTAACCAATATTCAGATGGGCGTTGATGAAGATAAGAAGGGTTGGATGGTGGAGATCAATGGCTGTGTtgaatag